A stretch of Ectothiorhodospiraceae bacterium BW-2 DNA encodes these proteins:
- a CDS encoding ATP-binding protein, with the protein MDKFFNTAGPQKAELNYTLPPLMRLNWAELSYLIDSQRYFLLHAPRQTGKTTTLLAMVERLNAEGRYSALYVNLERSQVARQNAELGDRQFCDALLQSIRATAPHLIDASAGHQIIAEAEAMQRFSALLSWWASVHPKPIVLLLDEVDALIGDTLVSLLRQLRTGYTQRPHAFPHSVLLCGVRDLKDYRIHQSSGDIITGGSVFNIKAKSLTMGNFNEVECRQLYQQHTEATGQPFEEGIFAELWLDTAGQPWLVNALGHELTWEEVGLRDRRQPITLRHYQAARERLIQSRATHLDQLAHKLQEERVRRVIAPLLAGVDELEQPVPLDDRQYCEDLGLVVSRPSLRISNRIYREVIPRELTWITQTTIANQEQVWYLHPDRRLNMVKLLKAFQHFFRENAEGWIERFDYKEAGPQLLMQAFLQRIINGGGRIQREYALGRKRTDLTIEWSLDEAQGFFGPVQRIVVELKLQRGDLEELIAKGITQTLDYADGCGAEESHLLIFNRDPKVSWEEKLWYCPARENQPHLWGC; encoded by the coding sequence ATGGATAAATTTTTTAACACCGCTGGGCCGCAAAAGGCGGAGCTGAACTACACCCTGCCGCCACTTATGCGGCTCAACTGGGCGGAGCTGAGCTATCTTATCGACAGCCAGCGCTACTTTCTGCTCCACGCCCCCCGCCAGACGGGGAAGACCACCACCCTGCTGGCGATGGTCGAGCGGCTCAATGCGGAAGGGCGTTATAGTGCCCTCTATGTCAATTTAGAGCGGTCGCAGGTGGCACGACAGAATGCCGAACTCGGCGATCGGCAGTTCTGCGATGCCCTGTTGCAGAGTATTCGCGCCACGGCACCCCATCTGATTGATGCCAGCGCAGGGCATCAAATCATTGCTGAAGCGGAAGCGATGCAGCGATTTAGTGCCCTGTTAAGCTGGTGGGCTTCGGTTCACCCCAAGCCGATAGTCCTGCTACTAGATGAGGTCGATGCCCTCATTGGCGATACGCTAGTCTCCCTGCTGCGGCAACTGCGCACCGGTTATACCCAGCGCCCGCACGCCTTTCCCCACTCGGTGCTGCTCTGCGGCGTGCGCGACTTAAAAGATTACCGCATCCACCAGAGCAGTGGCGACATCATCACCGGCGGCAGCGTCTTTAATATCAAAGCCAAATCCCTAACGATGGGCAACTTCAACGAAGTCGAATGCCGCCAGCTCTATCAGCAGCACACCGAGGCGACCGGCCAGCCCTTTGAAGAGGGCATTTTTGCCGAGTTGTGGCTCGACACCGCCGGACAGCCGTGGCTTGTCAATGCCCTTGGCCACGAACTGACTTGGGAAGAGGTGGGACTCCGCGACCGCCGCCAACCCATCACCCTACGCCACTATCAGGCCGCCCGTGAGCGGCTGATTCAATCCCGCGCCACCCACCTCGACCAGTTAGCGCACAAGCTGCAAGAGGAGCGGGTGCGGCGAGTGATTGCCCCCTTACTGGCAGGGGTGGATGAGTTAGAGCAGCCGGTTCCACTGGATGACCGCCAATATTGCGAAGATTTGGGTTTAGTGGTGTCGCGCCCCTCGCTGCGCATTAGCAATCGCATCTATCGCGAAGTGATTCCGCGTGAGCTGACCTGGATCACCCAGACCACCATCGCCAATCAGGAGCAGGTGTGGTACCTCCACCCCGACCGGCGACTGAATATGGTCAAACTCCTCAAAGCCTTCCAACACTTCTTCCGCGAGAACGCCGAGGGCTGGATAGAGCGCTTTGACTACAAAGAGGCGGGGCCGCAACTGCTAATGCAGGCCTTTTTGCAGCGGATTATTAACGGCGGCGGGCGGATTCAGCGCGAATATGCCTTAGGCCGTAAGCGCACCGACCTCACTATCGAGTGGTCGCTGGATGAGGCGCAGGGCTTCTTTGGGCCGGTGCAGCGGATAGTGGTCGAGCTAAAACTGCAACGGGGCGATTTAGAAGAGCTCATTGCCAAAGGTATCACCCAGACCCTCGACTATGCCGACGGCTGTGGTGCTGAGGAGTCGCATCTGCTTATCTTCAACCGCGACCCGAAAGTGAGCTGGGAGGAGAAGCTCTGGTACTGCCCCGCACGGGAGAACCAGCCCCATTTATGGGGGTGTTAA